The segment TGTGGATTGCAGACGCCGCAACTACGCCTCCAGCAAGAATCGGCGGACAACCACCGACCGCCTGGAATTGCGGAAGTACTGCCGCTACTGCCAGAAGCACCTCACACATCGAGAAACACGATGAGGTTGCCCTGGTCCACAGCCGACCGGGGACGCGCTGCGCGGCAGCATTCGCGCAGCCGGCGGGACGCGCCGCCACCAAATCGCTTGCCTCAATTCCTGCGGCCTCCGGTAACGTTTCTGCAGGAAGCGTGGGGCGAGCTTCGGAAGGCGCACTGGCCCACTCGCGAGACTGCCCTCAACCTTACGCTCGTAGTTATCGCTGTGAGCATGGTAACCGGCGCGTTTCTCAGCGGGGTAGACTACATCTTTGCCAGGCTCTTCGCACTACTGGTTCAATAGGGGCTCTAAAGGATTTCAGCACCATGGCATTGGAGATACAAGACACCCAACCCCAGGCGGACGAACCGCCGCGCTGGTACGTGGTGCACACTTACTCCGGATACGAGAATAAGGTCCGGGAGAATCTGCTTAAGCGCATCGAATCGATGGACGCGAAAGACATGATCTTCGACGTGGTGGTGCCCACCCAGAAAGAAGTGGAAATCAAGCAAGGCCAGCGCCGTGACGTAGAGCGCAAGCTCTTCCCCGGGTATGTGCTCGTACGCATGCAACAGACTGATCAGTCCTGGTTCATCGTACGCAACACGCCTGGGGTGACCGGATTCGTGAGCTCCGGCCGAGACGACCATCAGCCGGTGCCGCTTGCGGACGAGGAAGTAGATAAGGTCCTCAAGCGCGGTAAAGAAGAGACGCCGCAGACCCGCATGGTGCTGCGGAAAGGCGACCGGGTCAAGATCGTCGACGGGCCGTTTGCCGAGTTTTACGGCACCGTGGACGATGCCAACCAAGAGCGCGGCCGCGTGCGGGTGATGGTCTCGTTCTTCGGACGCGAGACTCCAGTGGAACTCGATTTTCTCCAAGTGGAACGAATTTAGCCAGTGTGACCGTGTTGTAGTGCGTTTTGCGCAAGGATGAGAGACAAGCGTGGCAAAGAAAGTTCGGGCAGTCATCAAGCTTCAGGTACCGGGTGGGAAGGCAACCCCGGCCCCGCCGGTTGGCCCCGCATTGGGTCAGCACGGCGTGAACATCATGGCCTTCGTTAAGGAATTCAACGAGCGGACGGGGAGCCAGGCCGGTTACATCGTGCCGGTCGACATGACCATCTTCGAAGATCGGTCCTTCTCGTTCATCACAAAGACACCGCCGGCAGCCG is part of the Chloroflexota bacterium genome and harbors:
- the rpmG gene encoding 50S ribosomal protein L33 — translated: MARKGREDRSVITLACVDCRRRNYASSKNRRTTTDRLELRKYCRYCQKHLTHRETR
- the secE gene encoding preprotein translocase subunit SecE; the encoded protein is MRLPWSTADRGRAARQHSRSRRDAPPPNRLPQFLRPPVTFLQEAWGELRKAHWPTRETALNLTLVVIAVSMVTGAFLSGVDYIFARLFALLVQ
- the nusG gene encoding transcription termination/antitermination protein NusG; its protein translation is MALEIQDTQPQADEPPRWYVVHTYSGYENKVRENLLKRIESMDAKDMIFDVVVPTQKEVEIKQGQRRDVERKLFPGYVLVRMQQTDQSWFIVRNTPGVTGFVSSGRDDHQPVPLADEEVDKVLKRGKEETPQTRMVLRKGDRVKIVDGPFAEFYGTVDDANQERGRVRVMVSFFGRETPVELDFLQVERI
- the rplK gene encoding 50S ribosomal protein L11, translating into MAKKVRAVIKLQVPGGKATPAPPVGPALGQHGVNIMAFVKEFNERTGSQAGYIVPVDMTIFEDRSFSFITKTPPAADLLRRAAKVEKGSGTPNTEKVGRVTQGQVREIAEMKMPDLNANDVEAAMKIVAGTARSMGLEVVS